A single window of Halobacillus naozhouensis DNA harbors:
- a CDS encoding GNAT family N-acetyltransferase yields MTNDENIVLMKADLDQIDLVADLFDKYRVFYEQPSNVEEGKKFIRERMENQQSVIFLAIEKQEISVRPLGFVQLYPSFSSVNLAKILILNDLYVDQSARRSGVAKSLMQKAKEHALETGAKELTLETASDNHKAQHLYELIGYEKDEEHFYYNLLLN; encoded by the coding sequence ATGACTAACGATGAAAACATTGTACTTATGAAAGCAGACCTAGATCAAATAGATTTAGTTGCAGACCTTTTTGACAAATATCGGGTCTTTTACGAACAACCATCAAACGTAGAGGAAGGAAAAAAGTTTATTCGTGAAAGAATGGAAAATCAACAATCTGTGATTTTTTTAGCAATCGAAAAACAAGAAATCTCTGTAAGACCATTAGGATTTGTTCAGCTTTATCCATCCTTTTCATCAGTCAATCTAGCAAAAATATTGATTTTAAATGACCTGTATGTTGATCAATCTGCGAGGCGAAGTGGAGTAGCTAAGAGCTTAATGCAAAAAGCAAAGGAACACGCCTTAGAAACAGGTGCAAAAGAATTAACACTTGAAACAGCTAGCGACAATCACAAGGCACAACATTTATATGAATTAATTGGGTATGAGAAAGACGAGGAACATTTTTATTATAATTTATTACTCAATTGA
- a CDS encoding GNAT family N-acetyltransferase gives MVHTKVSEECNNPHLILDLMIKAFMEYKDETPPSSALDETIGSISKALKEGEQALVCSVGSEPVGMVRFLVRNDDVYFYRLSVIPERRGRGIGKEILKSLEEYASKNNKRTMICKVRMTVPKNIKLYNSIGYSVYDEEVVHKPNGIKIKVVSMIKQL, from the coding sequence TTGGTACATACAAAGGTATCAGAAGAATGTAATAACCCACATCTCATTCTTGATTTAATGATTAAAGCATTCATGGAATATAAAGATGAAACACCTCCCTCAAGCGCTTTAGATGAAACAATAGGATCTATCTCAAAAGCCTTAAAAGAAGGTGAGCAAGCACTAGTATGTTCCGTCGGTAGTGAACCAGTAGGAATGGTGCGGTTTCTTGTCAGAAATGATGATGTTTATTTTTATAGACTATCTGTTATTCCTGAAAGACGGGGGAGAGGGATAGGAAAAGAAATATTAAAATCGCTAGAGGAATACGCAAGTAAAAATAATAAACGTACTATGATATGCAAAGTTCGTATGACTGTTCCTAAAAATATAAAGTTATATAATTCAATAGGATACAGTGTCTATGATGAGGAAGTAGTACATAAGCCAAATGGTATAAAAATCAAGGTTGTTTCTATGATAAAACAGCTTTAA
- a CDS encoding n-acetylglutamate synthase → MINFDNRKFVSVENTTSGEVSSKTYFHYKQEGNILYADYLGGEILKGKLIGIVHEDDSLEFRYNHVNTRHEIRGGKCKSIPKLTSEGKIELYEKWQWLDREQNEGESLIREV, encoded by the coding sequence GTGATTAATTTCGATAACCGCAAGTTTGTATCTGTGGAAAATACAACTAGTGGGGAAGTTTCTTCTAAAACTTATTTTCATTATAAACAAGAGGGGAACATACTTTATGCAGACTATTTAGGAGGAGAAATACTAAAAGGTAAGTTAATAGGTATCGTTCATGAGGATGATTCTCTTGAGTTTAGATATAACCACGTAAATACACGTCATGAGATAAGAGGAGGGAAATGTAAGTCCATACCTAAGTTAACATCTGAAGGTAAAATTGAACTATATGAGAAGTGGCAGTGGTTAGACAGGGAACAAAACGAAGGGGAGTCCCTTATAAGGGAGGTTTAA
- a CDS encoding tyrosine-type recombinase/integrase, which produces MNFPAYTTTELEDWVSNWYKERKFLCPVDLNIKKIAMEYEIFIYYKPLKTVYTRFGRYKEIVINSSLDYVDQREEFFTNFVTPLGMLANNDARNLRELQERDAKHYTFLLVVEAGYDGKGKRKKRTKTIRPFWPQTATSRWIKIKKKYNIKNIRLHDLRHTMVTLLMEEGESLKAIQERAGHCSSRITSYIYGHLTKKAKRSTAEKFEKYDPSNSVNRYEISLKF; this is translated from the coding sequence TTGAATTTTCCAGCCTATACAACAACTGAATTAGAAGATTGGGTATCAAATTGGTATAAGGAACGAAAGTTTCTATGCCCGGTAGATCTCAATATTAAGAAAATAGCTATGGAATACGAGATATTCATTTATTACAAACCTCTGAAAACTGTGTACACTCGTTTCGGACGGTACAAAGAAATTGTAATTAATTCATCTTTGGACTATGTAGATCAACGCGAAGAGTTTTTCACGAACTTTGTCACGCCGTTAGGCATGTTGGCAAACAATGATGCCAGAAACCTTCGAGAACTTCAAGAACGTGATGCAAAGCATTACACTTTCTTATTAGTAGTAGAAGCCGGGTATGATGGGAAAGGTAAACGAAAAAAGAGAACTAAAACGATAAGGCCATTTTGGCCACAAACAGCTACCAGTAGATGGATTAAAATTAAAAAGAAATATAATATCAAAAATATTCGACTTCATGATTTACGTCATACCATGGTTACCTTGCTTATGGAAGAAGGAGAATCGTTAAAAGCAATCCAAGAACGAGCCGGCCATTGTAGTTCTAGGATCACTTCTTATATATATGGACATCTTACAAAAAAAGCAAAACGATCAACCGCAGAAAAGTTTGAAAAATATGACCCCAGTAATTCCGTCAACAGGTATGAAATCTCATTAAAATTCTAA
- a CDS encoding LutC/YkgG family protein, translating into MTKGAIQHKEEFLNNIANKLGRERREKVIKPQWNHQPQWNVLQGKSQDELVDVLEKQCTEIHTDFVKTNQSSLGEEVARVIEGYRGKSVVTWDDPRFETFGLQATLEGLESKHGVDVFQWDAENGRESVRRAEQADVGITFSDAALAESGTAVLFSGKGKGRSVSLLPANYIAIIPKSTIVPRMSQVTREIHQRVEGGDLVESCVNFITGPSNSADIEMNNVYGVHGPVQATYIVVKDR; encoded by the coding sequence ATGACTAAAGGTGCAATTCAACATAAGGAAGAATTTCTAAACAACATCGCCAATAAATTGGGGCGTGAGCGGAGGGAGAAAGTTATAAAGCCTCAGTGGAATCATCAGCCTCAGTGGAACGTACTTCAGGGTAAATCCCAGGATGAGTTAGTCGATGTTCTTGAGAAGCAATGCACGGAGATTCATACTGATTTTGTCAAGACAAACCAAAGCTCATTAGGCGAAGAAGTGGCCAGGGTGATCGAAGGGTATCGCGGTAAATCTGTTGTTACGTGGGATGATCCTCGATTTGAAACATTTGGCTTGCAGGCTACGCTCGAGGGATTGGAAAGTAAGCACGGAGTAGACGTTTTTCAGTGGGACGCAGAGAACGGAAGAGAGAGTGTAAGAAGAGCAGAGCAGGCTGATGTTGGGATTACGTTCAGCGACGCTGCCCTTGCGGAATCAGGGACTGCTGTGCTTTTCAGTGGGAAGGGAAAAGGCCGTTCTGTCAGTTTGCTTCCAGCCAATTATATTGCGATTATTCCTAAAAGCACGATTGTACCGAGGATGTCTCAAGTTACCAGAGAAATTCATCAGCGTGTGGAAGGTGGAGACCTCGTTGAATCTTGTGTGAATTTCATTACGGGTCCAAGTAATAGTGCCGATATCGAGATGAATAATGTGTATGGCGTACATGGCCCTGTCCAGGCTACTTATATTGTAGTGAAAGATAGGTAA
- a CDS encoding LutB/LldF family L-lactate oxidation iron-sulfur protein produces the protein MPMHVGDKKFSNRVEKGIGNDFMRGAVRSAQGRLQTKQSNAAEELGDWEEWRNHGQEIRQHTMENLDYYLQLLSEKVAERGGHVYFAETAEEANTYVKEVVNKKQGKKVVKSKSMVTEEIALNDALEEEGCEVIETDLGEYILQVDDHDPPSHIVAPALHKNKEQIRDVFKDRMGYKKTENPEELTLFAREQLRKEFLSADVGITGCNFAVAESGSFALVTNEGNARMVSTLPETQITVMGMERIVPTWEELDVMVSLLTRAAVGQKLTSYVTALTGPKQKGDVDGPEDFHLVIVDNGRSKILGTEFQESLHCIRCAACINVCPVYRHVGGHAYGSIYPGPIGAVLTPLLGGYDDYKELPYASSLCGACTDVCPVKIPLHEQLIMHRRKIVEEEKQSDFGEKLAMKGFSIGTGSSSLYRIGTKLAPFLVTPFAKDGTISKGPSPLKEWTNIREFPAPQKERFRDWFKNRETGGNGND, from the coding sequence ATGCCCATGCACGTAGGTGACAAGAAGTTTTCGAATCGAGTAGAAAAAGGTATAGGCAACGATTTTATGCGCGGGGCTGTTCGTTCAGCTCAAGGAAGACTGCAAACTAAACAGTCAAACGCTGCGGAAGAGTTAGGTGACTGGGAAGAGTGGCGTAATCACGGTCAGGAAATTCGCCAGCACACGATGGAAAATTTGGATTACTACTTGCAGCTGTTAAGTGAAAAAGTAGCGGAGCGTGGCGGACATGTTTATTTTGCCGAAACAGCCGAAGAGGCCAACACATACGTAAAAGAAGTAGTGAATAAGAAACAAGGCAAGAAAGTCGTAAAGTCCAAATCAATGGTCACCGAAGAAATTGCCCTGAATGATGCGTTAGAGGAGGAGGGGTGCGAGGTAATAGAGACAGATCTTGGGGAGTATATTTTGCAAGTTGATGACCATGATCCTCCATCTCATATTGTTGCTCCCGCTCTGCATAAAAATAAAGAGCAAATACGTGATGTATTCAAAGATAGAATGGGTTATAAGAAAACGGAAAACCCGGAGGAACTTACGTTGTTTGCCCGGGAACAGCTAAGGAAGGAGTTTCTCTCTGCTGACGTAGGCATCACCGGGTGTAACTTCGCGGTAGCGGAATCCGGGTCGTTTGCTCTGGTAACGAATGAGGGGAATGCACGAATGGTGTCGACACTCCCTGAGACCCAAATTACCGTGATGGGAATGGAGCGGATTGTTCCAACCTGGGAAGAACTGGACGTCATGGTCAGTCTATTAACACGGGCTGCAGTTGGACAGAAGCTGACTAGCTATGTAACAGCTTTGACAGGTCCGAAACAGAAAGGTGATGTCGATGGTCCGGAAGACTTTCATCTTGTGATCGTGGATAATGGCCGTTCTAAAATTTTGGGTACGGAATTCCAGGAGTCTTTACATTGTATTCGCTGTGCTGCCTGCATCAATGTGTGTCCGGTTTATCGTCATGTAGGCGGACATGCCTATGGTTCAATTTATCCGGGACCGATTGGTGCTGTGTTGACTCCTCTCCTGGGAGGTTACGATGACTATAAAGAATTACCGTATGCGTCTTCCCTTTGTGGAGCTTGTACAGATGTGTGTCCCGTGAAGATCCCTCTCCATGAGCAATTAATCATGCACCGAAGGAAAATCGTTGAAGAGGAAAAGCAGTCTGATTTTGGAGAAAAGCTGGCTATGAAGGGGTTTAGTATAGGGACAGGATCTTCTTCGCTCTATCGTATCGGGACAAAACTTGCCCCTTTTCTTGTCACTCCTTTCGCCAAGGATGGAACAATCTCAAAAGGTCCATCCCCTCTTAAGGAATGGACCAATATCAGAGAATTTCCAGCACCACAGAAAGAGAGATTCAGGGATTGGTTCAAGAATAGAGAGACAGGTGGGAATGGCAATGACTAA
- a CDS encoding (Fe-S)-binding protein has translation MKVSLFITCLGDLFYVNAGKASVELLERLGCEVDFPETQTCCGQPAYNSGYHEQTKAAAKNMIRTFVHSEYVVSPSGSCAYMFHEYDQLFKDEPMWRDKAKSLKAKTFELTQFLTEVLKVEDVGAVFKGRATYHTSCHMTRLLGVREAPLKLLSHVEGLELKELPNRSDCCGFGGTFSVKMSDISEQMVDEKVEHIEETEADLLIGADGGCLMQIDGRMKRKNKSVKVMHIAEILNSRGEA, from the coding sequence ATGAAAGTTTCACTATTTATTACATGCTTGGGAGACTTATTTTATGTAAATGCAGGGAAAGCAAGTGTGGAGCTGCTAGAGAGGCTGGGGTGTGAGGTTGACTTTCCTGAAACCCAAACGTGCTGTGGGCAGCCGGCCTACAACAGCGGCTATCATGAACAAACAAAAGCTGCCGCTAAAAATATGATTCGGACGTTTGTCCATTCAGAATATGTGGTCAGTCCTTCTGGATCCTGTGCCTATATGTTTCATGAGTATGATCAATTGTTTAAAGATGAACCAATGTGGCGTGATAAAGCAAAGTCGTTAAAAGCCAAGACATTTGAGCTGACACAATTTTTGACAGAGGTACTTAAGGTTGAGGATGTAGGGGCTGTCTTTAAGGGGAGGGCCACTTATCACACTTCCTGTCACATGACCCGGTTGCTTGGGGTAAGAGAAGCACCGCTTAAGCTGCTCAGCCATGTGGAGGGGCTGGAACTTAAAGAACTGCCTAACCGCAGTGATTGCTGTGGGTTTGGAGGGACCTTTTCTGTGAAAATGAGCGACATCTCGGAGCAAATGGTTGATGAGAAGGTTGAGCATATTGAGGAAACAGAAGCTGATTTGCTAATTGGGGCCGATGGCGGCTGCTTGATGCAAATAGATGGTCGTATGAAACGGAAAAATAAATCGGTAAAAGTCATGCACATAGCCGAAATTCTAAACAGTCGAGGTGAAGCTTAG
- a CDS encoding L-lactate permease has product MNIGFLVLIALIPILSVFLFLVILRWPAKSAMPVSLIITIITAGFIWGVPANQIGASAIKGVFTALEVGLIVFGALLLLNTLKESGAIHTIRSGFTDITPDRRIQAIIICWLFGSFLEGAAGWGSPATIVAPLLVAIGFPAMGAVMAALMLQSTPVSYGAIGTPILIGVNTGLKDSEIVSQHLSEQGIGFMDYIVQIGGQVAIFHGIVGMFIPLFISVMLTRFFGKNKSIKEGLAVWKFALFAGLAFTVPYALVANLLGPEFPSLIGGLIGMAIVIPAAKKGFLMPEQVWGFDKKENWEADWTGNLQINEEPPKKKVSTLGAWFPYLLVAVLLVLTRLPSLPFSSWLKAWDITLPHLFGTSLTVTTEPLNIPGAVFIVVSIVAAFVYRMKGAEYNIAVKNSFKTVLSAMVALIFTVPLVQIFINSDVNVSGFNSMPLVLAEGISELFGGFYPLVAPLIGAIGAFVAGSNTISNMMFSLFQFGVGNTIGVDPGTIVSLQAVGGAAGNMICVHNVVAASAAAGLMGREGKLIRRLLIPMFFYVSFAGTLGYVYLYGLGLNVGTLLLIFIALGIVVSVGKGIRFNKNSKELDRSA; this is encoded by the coding sequence ATGAATATCGGATTTCTGGTGCTGATCGCACTTATACCCATTTTATCCGTCTTTCTATTCCTGGTTATTCTTCGTTGGCCGGCGAAATCAGCCATGCCAGTCTCTTTAATTATTACGATCATTACAGCTGGTTTTATATGGGGGGTTCCAGCGAATCAAATAGGTGCTTCAGCCATAAAGGGAGTATTTACTGCCCTAGAGGTTGGTTTAATCGTATTTGGTGCTTTGTTACTTTTGAATACGCTTAAAGAAAGTGGAGCTATACATACGATCCGTTCGGGTTTTACTGACATCACACCTGATAGAAGAATTCAGGCGATCATCATTTGTTGGTTGTTTGGGTCATTTCTGGAAGGCGCAGCGGGGTGGGGAAGTCCAGCAACGATTGTTGCACCATTGCTAGTTGCTATCGGTTTTCCGGCAATGGGAGCTGTCATGGCAGCTTTAATGCTTCAGTCGACACCCGTTTCTTACGGTGCGATTGGTACTCCGATATTAATAGGTGTGAACACAGGGTTAAAAGATTCAGAGATTGTGAGTCAACACCTTAGTGAGCAGGGCATCGGCTTCATGGATTATATAGTTCAAATAGGCGGTCAGGTTGCGATATTCCATGGAATTGTGGGGATGTTTATACCTCTATTTATTTCAGTAATGTTAACTCGCTTTTTTGGTAAAAATAAATCTATTAAAGAAGGGCTTGCTGTTTGGAAGTTTGCCTTGTTTGCTGGGTTAGCCTTTACCGTTCCTTATGCGCTTGTGGCTAATTTGCTTGGTCCTGAATTTCCTTCATTAATTGGTGGTTTGATTGGGATGGCCATTGTTATTCCGGCAGCAAAAAAAGGCTTCCTTATGCCTGAACAAGTATGGGGTTTTGACAAAAAGGAAAATTGGGAGGCTGATTGGACCGGTAATCTTCAAATAAATGAAGAGCCGCCTAAGAAAAAGGTCAGCACGCTTGGCGCTTGGTTTCCTTACTTGCTTGTGGCTGTATTGCTGGTACTTACTAGACTGCCGTCCTTACCTTTCAGCAGTTGGCTGAAAGCATGGGATATCACTTTACCTCATTTATTTGGAACAAGTCTTACTGTGACGACAGAGCCGTTAAACATTCCCGGGGCTGTATTTATTGTAGTATCCATTGTAGCTGCCTTTGTTTATCGCATGAAAGGAGCAGAATACAACATCGCAGTTAAAAATTCTTTCAAAACTGTGTTAAGTGCGATGGTTGCATTAATATTTACCGTTCCTCTCGTGCAGATTTTTATAAATTCTGATGTGAACGTCTCCGGCTTTAACAGTATGCCCTTAGTGTTAGCTGAAGGGATATCGGAATTATTTGGAGGTTTTTATCCTTTAGTTGCTCCTTTAATTGGTGCTATCGGTGCGTTTGTTGCAGGAAGCAACACAATCAGCAACATGATGTTTTCGCTGTTCCAATTTGGTGTAGGGAATACGATTGGAGTTGATCCAGGAACTATTGTATCCCTTCAGGCCGTTGGAGGAGCGGCAGGTAATATGATTTGTGTACATAATGTTGTCGCAGCATCTGCGGCCGCTGGTCTGATGGGCAGAGAAGGCAAATTAATTCGCAGGCTGCTTATCCCAATGTTTTTCTATGTGAGTTTTGCCGGGACCTTGGGCTATGTCTACCTATATGGTTTAGGGTTAAATGTAGGTACATTGCTACTTATCTTCATTGCATTAGGAATTGTTGTATCTGTTGGAAAAGGAATCAGGTTTAATAAAAACTCTAAAGAATTAGATAGATCTGCATAG
- a CDS encoding FadR/GntR family transcriptional regulator has translation MAYKQIKPRKIYEEVADELLNMIKTGDLKPGDKLNSVQKLAEDFSVGRSAIREALSALRAKGMLEMRQGEGTYIREFDPKVLTSSITSSVLLMGKKDIHDLLEIRKILEVGSVNSAVENAQESDILAISKALADMQDANGDEQLGEKADLQFHMALAEASHNRFLIDLMNNVSETMVEAMFETRRIWLFSQQRTLTKIYQQHKQIFEAIESRDSVKAQELMLNHLTEVEQTLLKYYQ, from the coding sequence ATGGCTTATAAACAAATAAAGCCCCGTAAAATATATGAAGAAGTTGCGGATGAGTTATTAAATATGATTAAAACAGGTGATTTGAAACCAGGTGATAAGCTAAATTCTGTTCAGAAGCTTGCTGAAGATTTCAGTGTCGGCAGATCGGCCATACGGGAAGCACTGAGTGCCTTGCGTGCAAAAGGAATGCTCGAGATGAGGCAAGGTGAAGGTACGTATATACGTGAATTCGATCCAAAAGTGCTAACCTCATCGATAACAAGCTCCGTGTTATTAATGGGTAAAAAGGATATCCACGATTTGTTAGAAATCAGAAAAATCTTGGAAGTGGGAAGTGTCAACTCTGCAGTAGAAAATGCACAAGAATCAGATATCTTGGCAATCAGTAAAGCGCTTGCAGATATGCAGGATGCCAATGGGGATGAACAGCTTGGGGAGAAAGCGGACTTGCAGTTTCATATGGCACTTGCCGAGGCTTCCCACAATCGTTTTTTAATCGATTTAATGAATAATGTATCGGAAACGATGGTTGAAGCGATGTTTGAGACTAGACGCATCTGGTTGTTTTCTCAACAAAGGACACTTACAAAGATTTATCAACAGCATAAGCAAATATTTGAAGCCATTGAGTCCAGAGATTCAGTTAAGGCGCAAGAGCTTATGTTAAACCATCTAACAGAAGTTGAACAAACTCTTTTAAAATATTATCAGTGA
- a CDS encoding potassium/proton antiporter yields MEINVDTIILVLSIMLLTGVLATKFSIRLGMPSLILFLGAGLLLNNYIYFENAGLAQLIGIFALIIILFDGGTQTKWKDIKPIAGAAGSLATAGVLITSFVTGAAAVYIFGFSWLEGLLLGAIVGSTDAAAVFSVLGTKNIKKKITSTLEAESGTNDPMAVFLTIIFIDLIQVPETSIWGAIGSFFVEMGLGVLAGLLLGKLTVWVINKIDLDSSGLYPVLALSFAIFSYSFTALIGGSGLLAVYVMAVFVGNSDLMYRFSILRFNEGFGWMMQILMFMMLGLLAFPSQLLGVAWKGILLSIVLMFIARPIGVFISMIGMNYDLKEKTFISWAGLKGAVPIVLATYPLLADVENSDIIFNAVFFVVIISALIQGSTLSGVGSYLKLAGDSKNRSIGELELINIGKTETEIVEVTLGEDSPITGRELNDIDFPKDTIIVTIARGDEVITPTGNSVMQTFDTVYVLTRKSERKEVRKLLTSKGMEKAKTS; encoded by the coding sequence ATGGAAATAAATGTTGATACGATTATACTAGTACTTTCTATTATGCTATTAACAGGTGTTCTGGCCACGAAATTTTCTATTCGACTAGGAATGCCCTCACTTATTTTATTCTTAGGTGCAGGGTTACTATTAAATAATTACATCTATTTTGAAAACGCTGGGCTTGCCCAATTAATTGGAATATTCGCGTTAATTATTATTCTGTTTGATGGGGGCACTCAGACGAAGTGGAAAGATATCAAGCCAATTGCCGGGGCTGCAGGTTCCCTCGCGACAGCAGGGGTCTTAATCACCTCATTTGTTACCGGAGCTGCAGCCGTATATATCTTCGGATTCTCATGGCTTGAAGGTCTGCTGCTTGGAGCCATTGTCGGCTCAACGGACGCAGCTGCTGTATTTTCCGTTTTAGGGACCAAAAATATTAAGAAAAAGATTACATCAACACTCGAGGCAGAATCTGGAACAAATGACCCGATGGCAGTTTTTCTAACAATCATCTTCATTGACTTAATCCAAGTCCCGGAGACATCGATTTGGGGAGCAATAGGCAGCTTCTTCGTAGAAATGGGCTTAGGTGTACTTGCTGGTTTATTGTTAGGGAAGCTTACGGTATGGGTGATTAACAAAATTGATTTGGACTCCTCGGGACTCTACCCTGTACTAGCTCTATCGTTTGCTATATTTTCCTACTCATTTACCGCCTTAATTGGAGGCAGTGGGTTGCTTGCCGTGTATGTGATGGCAGTATTTGTAGGAAACAGTGACCTCATGTATCGCTTCTCCATTCTTCGATTCAACGAAGGCTTTGGGTGGATGATGCAGATCCTCATGTTCATGATGCTTGGACTACTAGCATTTCCTAGCCAACTCCTCGGTGTAGCCTGGAAAGGTATTCTTCTATCGATTGTATTAATGTTCATCGCCCGACCAATTGGAGTCTTTATAAGTATGATCGGAATGAACTATGATCTCAAGGAAAAAACTTTTATTTCCTGGGCGGGACTAAAGGGAGCTGTTCCTATTGTCCTAGCGACATACCCGCTTCTGGCAGATGTAGAAAACAGTGATATTATCTTCAATGCCGTATTCTTCGTTGTGATTATTTCCGCATTGATCCAAGGAAGTACATTGTCTGGCGTTGGATCTTATTTGAAATTAGCAGGAGATTCGAAAAATCGCTCTATTGGTGAACTTGAATTAATTAACATAGGAAAAACAGAAACGGAAATTGTCGAAGTAACATTAGGTGAGGATTCGCCTATCACGGGGCGTGAACTGAATGATATTGATTTTCCAAAAGACACGATTATTGTTACGATTGCGCGTGGAGATGAAGTCATTACCCCTACAGGGAATTCAGTAATGCAAACTTTTGATACGGTCTATGTGTTAACGAGAAAAAGCGAGCGCAAGGAAGTTAGGAAGTTATTGACCTCAAAAGGGATGGAAAAAGCAAAGACGTCCTGA
- a CDS encoding alpha-glucosidase: MEKAWWKEAVGYQVYPRSFQDSDGDGIGDLQGIISRLDYMKDLGIDFIWICPMYKSPKDDNGYDISDYKDILEEFGTMDDFNELLGEVHKRGMKLIIDLVLNHTSDEHQWFIESRSSLDHPKRDWYIWRDGKDGKEPNNWESIFEGSAWEYDEGTDQYYLHLFSTKQPDLNWENPEVREELYSTVNWWLEKGIDGFRIDAISHIKKQPGLPDMPNPDNNRYVSSFDKHMNQEGIHTFLQEFKDRTYGNYNVMAVGEANGVSTEDAHLWVGKQGKMDMVFQFEHLDLWDHDAEQQLDIVGLKQALTRWQKALENDGWNALFTENHDKARSVSTWGNDQEYWRESATSIATMYFLMQGTPFIYQGQEIGMTNVAFPSIEDYDDVAAKNLYSNKQAAGWSHEEIMSILWSSSRDNSRTPMQWTSEEQAGFTTGKPWMKVNPNYEKINVAQQLQDEHSILTYYKQLIQLKKEHKLFTYGTYNLLDADNTQTYTYTRTYEGQTALIVTNLTGKEVLFESEYILMGESLLLTNQLEINAHHTKQLHLAPYEARVYLL; this comes from the coding sequence ATGGAAAAAGCTTGGTGGAAAGAAGCAGTCGGATATCAAGTATATCCAAGGAGTTTTCAAGATTCAGATGGGGATGGGATTGGTGATTTACAAGGCATCATCAGCCGGCTTGATTACATGAAAGACTTAGGGATAGACTTCATTTGGATTTGTCCTATGTATAAATCCCCTAAGGATGACAACGGGTATGATATCTCCGATTACAAAGATATCCTGGAAGAGTTCGGAACGATGGATGACTTTAACGAACTACTAGGCGAAGTCCACAAACGAGGCATGAAGCTGATCATTGACCTTGTCTTAAATCATACAAGTGATGAGCACCAATGGTTTATTGAATCCCGCTCTTCTTTAGATCATCCTAAGCGGGATTGGTATATTTGGCGTGATGGTAAAGATGGCAAAGAGCCAAACAACTGGGAGAGCATTTTCGAAGGATCGGCCTGGGAATATGATGAAGGGACCGATCAATATTATTTGCACTTGTTTTCAACGAAGCAGCCTGATTTGAACTGGGAAAATCCTGAAGTCCGTGAAGAACTCTATAGTACTGTAAACTGGTGGCTGGAAAAAGGCATTGATGGTTTTCGGATAGATGCCATTAGTCACATTAAAAAGCAACCCGGTCTCCCTGATATGCCGAATCCTGACAATAACCGTTATGTTTCCTCTTTCGACAAACACATGAATCAGGAAGGAATTCATACGTTCCTGCAAGAATTCAAAGATCGCACCTATGGGAATTATAACGTGATGGCAGTTGGCGAAGCGAATGGTGTAAGTACGGAAGACGCTCATCTGTGGGTTGGTAAACAAGGGAAAATGGATATGGTGTTTCAATTTGAACATCTTGACCTCTGGGATCATGATGCTGAACAGCAGCTTGATATCGTGGGGCTTAAACAAGCGCTGACCCGCTGGCAGAAAGCGCTTGAGAATGATGGCTGGAACGCGCTATTTACTGAGAATCATGACAAAGCAAGATCCGTTTCCACATGGGGGAATGACCAGGAATACTGGCGTGAAAGCGCGACTTCGATAGCTACGATGTATTTTCTCATGCAAGGGACACCATTTATTTATCAAGGTCAGGAAATAGGTATGACAAACGTCGCGTTTCCTTCCATCGAAGACTATGATGACGTTGCGGCCAAGAACCTTTACAGTAATAAACAGGCCGCTGGTTGGTCGCATGAAGAGATTATGTCCATCCTCTGGAGCTCCTCCCGTGACAACAGCCGAACACCTATGCAATGGACAAGTGAGGAGCAGGCAGGATTCACCACGGGTAAACCATGGATGAAAGTTAATCCTAATTATGAAAAAATAAATGTCGCTCAACAATTGCAGGATGAACACTCTATACTTACTTATTATAAACAGTTAATCCAGTTGAAAAAGGAGCATAAGCTATTCACCTATGGCACCTATAACTTGCTGGACGCTGATAATACTCAGACTTACACCTACACACGAACATATGAAGGCCAGACAGCCTTGATCGTGACAAATTTAACAGGGAAAGAAGTACTGTTCGAAAGTGAATACATCTTAATGGGAGAGTCATTACTGCTCACCAATCAACTGGAAATAAACGCCCATCACACAAAACAATTACACTTGGCTCCGTATGAAGCACGCGTTTATTTATTATAA